The genomic stretch tttacggTCCTTAGAGTATTCTTCAGCTAGGTCAGCCCGAAGTGGGTGCTCCGGCTGGGGGTCGTTCACCAGTGCTGTGAGGGACTGGATTACTTGGCCGGTTCTGGttgctggcttccagttttcagcaCTAATTCCTGGCAGACAGACCTGCCCCTTTTCATCGATGTTTGGGTGacagatctttgttttaaatatgatctTCGGTGCTTTGAGTGGGTACTCTGCTGGAAAGTTGATTTCGATTTGGAAAGCCCCCTTATCATATGGGGGGTTGTCAGGAACAATAAGCCCTCAccaagtcaataaattagcttcatcaaCCTGGATGTTAGGAAagtctttcattccacatttgtGGATTTCGTCAAGctccttcatcagcctcctgctggccgcTACTTGGATCTGGCATGGCTTGAACAGGCAGCGATTTTATCTACTCTACTGCCTGTTTTACATAAGCTAAACTTTCCCTGCTTGTCACCATCTTGGATCCCAGGTTTCTCCAAGTGCATGATGATGTGGGAAAGTTCTTGGACACTCTGTGACCTTTCAGGCTTCAGCAGGCCTAAGGTCAAGTGGCTGTTAGCAGGTGTGGGGGTGAAGagcttgctgggcagggcagccagctcacatcctgggggatccactgccaaacctgacccctgcggagccctgcttctggagggaagggatctcacagccctgagacccaaagacagaagctcacattcccagagccaggttggccccccgtctctcctcattcctcacctacaCATCCcctaacagagccagccaggaccccacaggagatccagcaccatcagcatcagtaggaggagagtcaactactgaatgaaaactctagtccctttctctccatgtctggaaaagcaaacaccgTACGTGGGGTTATCGTGGAGTGGGTAgcgggcagagggtgcaggtAGACTGCAGCTGACACAGAATTAGCTGGATTTCTTGACActgcctttttctttgtctctggagaaaaagagaggtgattAACTAAGGTTTTAGGATTTCTCATTTCAGCagatataatcaaacaaataatgacaaatagtcttttatgtgcacaaagctttccacatttctagaaaagaaaatgctcaattgaCAGGGACTGGCAGAGCAGAACTGGATAGAGCCCAGGGGCCCTCAGGCCTGACATGCAGTCTGGATACGACAGAGCTTGGAACTGTGCTATGGAGTGACGTTGGAGacctttaaactgtatttccaggtgataaatttagagagaaagttATGTTTCATAATATTAGTTTGTGGGTATTATACTCTAACCCCGTTCACTAAccccctttttttcagttttagaggtagaatttactgattcatcagttgcatataacaccagcgctcattacatcacctgtctccttgacacccatcacccagttaccccgtcccccacccatctcccctccaacaacctcagtttgtttgctatagttgagaatctcttgggacacctgggtcccAAGAGAGCTCAATCCATTAGGcgcctacctttggctcaggtcatgaacctggagtcctgggatccagccccatgctgggctccctgctaagtggggagactgcttctctctctgcctctgcccctcaccccgctcatgctctcNNNNNNNNNNNNNNNNNNNNNNNNNNNNNNNNNNNNNNNNNNNNNNNNNNNNNNNNNNNNNNNNNNNNNNNNNNNNNNNNNNNNNNNNNNNNNNNNNNNNGTgttcatccattttctttcttaaattccacatgattgacatcatataattgtcttcctgattgacttatttcacttagcataaaaacctctagttccatccccctggttgcaaatggcaagatttcatgatttttgatggctgagtagtactccaatgtgtatatatagcagatcttctttatccattcatctgtcgatggacacctgggctctttccttactctggctattatgaacattgcTGCTCTAACCACTGGGGGCATGTGCCCCTGGAATCACTATGTTTCTATCCTTTGTATAAACACCTACTAGTGCAATCCTGGGatttgggtagctctatttttcatttttgaggaacctccatgctgttctccagagtggctgcaccagcttgcattcccaccaacagtgtaggaggatccctttcctccgcctcctcaccagcacctgttgcctcttgtgttgttaatgtcaGCCATTATGAAGGTGTGCGGTGGCCGCTCACCATGGTTtggattcggatttccctgacgatgagtgacgttcagcatagtttcatgtgtctgctggtcgTCTGTAAGTCTTCTTAGAGCAATGTCGCTCATGTCTATTTAACGTGCCCTTTCGGGGtaactcatcctggttttgatttcagcacagcagcTTCCCAGGCAGTGACTGTCTTTGCCCTTGACTCTGGTGCTTCAGCATCACAGGGTAGACTCCGCCATAAGGCCCGAgagttcatttcccctctttctggcacTGGGCGAGGACTCCACCTCTGCGCCCCGCCCGTCCCCCGG from Neomonachus schauinslandi unplaced genomic scaffold, ASM220157v2 HiC_scaffold_2148, whole genome shotgun sequence encodes the following:
- the LOC123323902 gene encoding ubiquitin-conjugating enzyme E2 L3-like, with protein sequence PCQIQVAASRRLMKDNPPYDKGAFQIEINFPAEYPLKAPKIIFKTKICHPNIDEKGQVCLPGISAENWKPATRTGQVIQSLTALVNDPQPEHPLRADLAEEYSKDRKKFCKNAEDVPKKYGEKRPVD